From Pseudomonadota bacterium:
GAAGCCGGCCGATTGCGCTCGCTCTATCCCCTGGCTCAGGGGGGGCTGGCTCTGGCTGTCGGCAAGGGCGCCCTGGCTGAAGGCCTGGGGCTGGCGCTTGAAATTCCTTTGGCGGAGCGTCCCGATCTCTTTCTTTTTAATGAGTATCCAGGTCGTTTTCTAGTCAGTCTGGCTCCGGAGTTGAGTGCCGCCCTGGAGAATGATTTAGCTGATTGTGGTTGTCTTGCTCTTGGAGAGGTGCTGGCGGAGAACCGAATTTCAATCCGGCAGGGGGGCGAGCTTTGTTTCGTTACGGAGATTGAAGCCCTGCTCACGGCCTATCGCTCGACCTTTGCCGGTTTTTAGGAGAACATAATGGCGTGTCCGAAAGTTTTATTGCTGACCGGTTACGGGATCAATTGTGAAGAGGAGACCGCTTATGCCTTTCAGGCTTGCGGGGCTAAATCCGCGATTGTTCATGTCAACGATCTGATTGCCGCCCCGGAAAAACTTGCCGATTACCAGATTTTTGTCGTTCCCGGGGGGTTCTCCTATGGCGATGACACCGGTTCGGGAAATGCACTGGCCAATAAAATGCGGCATTCCCTCTGGGAAGAACTGATGGCCTTTGTCGCGGCGGATCATTTGGTTTTGGGTATCTGTAATGGTTTTCAGGTGCTGGTCAATCTGGGTCTGCTGCCGGGTGATGGTGACTCCAGTTTCGGGAGTCGTCGCGTTGCCTTGCTCGCCAACAGCTCGGCTCGCTATGAGTGTCGCTGGGTCCACCTGGCGAAAGGTGAGTCGGACTCGGTTTTTTTGCGCGGGGTTGAGTCTCTGTTTCTGCCGGTGGCTCATGGTGAGGGGCGTTTTTTTTGTGCCCCGGAAACCCTGGCCGAACTTCAGGCACAACGTCAGGTGGCGTTGCGTTATGTGGATGATCAACAACAGCCGGCCCGGGGAGTTTTTCCGGTCAATCCCAATGGCTCTCTGGATGATATCGCCGGGCTGAGCGGAGCCCGGGGGCGGATTTTGGGGCTGATGCCGCACCCGGAGAGAGCTTTTCGTTTAAACCACTTACCTGACTGGCCTTTACGGGCGGCGTTGGATCCGGGACTGGACTGGCGTGGACCTGGGCCCGGCCAGGTGATTTTTGCCAATGCCGTAAGTTATTTCTCTTGAGTCAAACCCTGGTTTTGCTCCGGGTCTGATTTTAAAAAACGGACTAAATGTTCGCTTCCGAAAAAATGACGAAGGAGAGAACGATTGAAAAATTTTATTCTGATGATTTACTGTCTGGGCTCAGCCCTGATGGTGTTGCCGGATGAATCAGGGGCGCGAATGCAGTTCGTCGCAATCGGAACCGGCGCTGTGAGCGGCGTTTACTATCCGACTGGAGAGGCCCTCTGCCGCATGATTAATTCAAAGTCCGGAGATTATAAGCTTAAGGCTACAGTGGAAGCGACCAGCGGCTCGGTCTACAATATCAACGCCGTTGTTAATGGAGATCTTGAGTTTGGTCTGACGCAGTCGGATCGGCAGTATCAGGCGGTCAGCGGCAAAAATGAGTGGGAAGCTGAACCCCGGAAAAAACTGCGGGCGGTTTTCAGTCTTCATCCGGAAGCCGTTACTTTGATTGCCGGCGACGACAGCGGCATTGATTCTCTGGCCGCGATGAAAGGCAAACGTATCGGGGTCGGCAATCCGGGCTCGGGCCAGCTGGGTAATTCACGCGACGCCCTGATGCTTGCGGGCTTGGATGAAAAAGGTGATATCCAGGCTGAGTATATTCAGGCGGAGGCGGCCGCTGGTGCTTTGCAGGAGGGACGTATCGACGCTTTTTTTTATACGGTGGGTCACCCCAACGACTCTGTCCGGGAAACCACCGAGGGACGGATCAGAGTGCACATAGTTGAAATAGCCGACGTGCAGCCCCTGATTGCCAGGTACCCTTATTATGCCAAGACCTGTATTCCGATGAGTTTTTATCCCAAGGCTGCTAATCAGACGAAACAGGTCGCCACGTTCG
This genomic window contains:
- the purQ gene encoding phosphoribosylformylglycinamidine synthase I, producing the protein MMACPKVLLLTGYGINCEEETAYAFQACGAKSAIVHVNDLIAAPEKLADYQIFVVPGGFSYGDDTGSGNALANKMRHSLWEELMAFVAADHLVLGICNGFQVLVNLGLLPGDGDSSFGSRRVALLANSSARYECRWVHLAKGESDSVFLRGVESLFLPVAHGEGRFFCAPETLAELQAQRQVALRYVDDQQQPARGVFPVNPNGSLDDIAGLSGARGRILGLMPHPERAFRLNHLPDWPLRAALDPGLDWRGPGPGQVIFANAVSYFS
- a CDS encoding TAXI family TRAP transporter solute-binding subunit, whose protein sequence is MIYCLGSALMVLPDESGARMQFVAIGTGAVSGVYYPTGEALCRMINSKSGDYKLKATVEATSGSVYNINAVVNGDLEFGLTQSDRQYQAVSGKNEWEAEPRKKLRAVFSLHPEAVTLIAGDDSGIDSLAAMKGKRIGVGNPGSGQLGNSRDALMLAGLDEKGDIQAEYIQAEAAAGALQEGRIDAFFYTVGHPNDSVRETTEGRIRVHIVEIADVQPLIARYPYYAKTCIPMSFYPKAANQTKQVATFGVKATLVTSADIPDEIVYVLVKEVFSNLEEFKRLHPAHSVLTRENMLEGLSAPLHSGAVRYYKEAGLM